The Naumovozyma dairenensis CBS 421 chromosome 1, complete genome genome includes a region encoding these proteins:
- the HMLALPHA1 gene encoding transcriptional co-activator mating type protein alpha (similar to Saccharomyces cerevisiae HMLALPHA1 (YCL066W); ancestral locus Anc_1.1), producing MFQYYSSKEEAGGGSTTTKMVPPPPKWFLDSINFEHNPTTRLTYFQKESILRPYQSRCYAKSINGFMLFRSYYSQYGKGLKQSLLSPLLSKLWNAHETDQLLWDQFAQQCNAIGHEGGICEDGTGICKVVSLFTP from the coding sequence atgtttcaatattatagttcaaaagaagaagccGGTGGTGGttccaccaccaccaaaATGGttccaccaccaccaaaATGGTTCCTGGATTCCATAAATTTCGAACATAATCCAACAACAAGACTCACTTACTTTCAAAAAGAGAGTATCCTAAGACCGTATCAGTCAAGATGTTACGCTAAGTCAATAAATGGATTTATGCTTTTCAGATCTTACTATTCACAGTACGGTAAAGGCCTTAAGCAAAGTCTTCTCTCACCTCTTTTATCAAAACTATGGAACGCACATGAAACCGATCAATTACTTTGGGACCAATTCGCGCAACAGTGTAATGCAATAGGGCATGAGGGGGGTATCTGTGAGGATGGGACGGGTATTTGCAAAGTGGTTTCTCTGTTCACACCGTAA
- the HMLALPHA2 gene encoding homeodomain mating type protein alpha2 (similar to Saccharomyces cerevisiae HMLALPHA2 (YCL067C); ancestral locus Anc_1.2), whose product MNKIAISDLLNPPTAGPVTSNLDSINNQLVTICSKFPTAKENVDGSYQIQLHNIVSFLSTLTQSTNLTSKDCSNIQLTYELSSMLGKVLKDMVLLNGTEEVEKKKVKEEEELETNSKYVFNVITQDMMIPEKNKPHRGHRLPKEKVNRLEHWYLAHIQKPYLDSKNLKVLMEETKLSKVQIKNWISNRRRKEKLLSISPDIVEIINTQSCQ is encoded by the coding sequence atgaacaaGATAGCCATTAGCGACCTTTTAAATCCACCCACTGCTGGTCCAGTGACCAGCAATTTAGATTCGATCAATAACCAATTAGTGACGATATGTTCCAAATTCCCAACTGCAAAAGAGAATGTAGATGGATCATACCAGATCCAACTACATAATATTGTTTCCTTTCTATCTACTTTGACGCAGTCTACCAACTTAACTTCAAAGGATTGTTCAAATATACAATTAACATATGAATTGTCCTCAATGCTAGGAAAGGTGCTTAAGGATATGGTTCTACTTAATGGAACAGAAGAAGtagagaaaaagaaagtcaaagaagaagaagagttGGAAACAAATTCAAAGTACGTATTTAATGTTATTACACAGGATATGATGATTCCTGAAAAGAATAAGCCGCATAGGGGACACAGATTACCAAAGGAAAAAGTTAATCGGTTGGAACATTGGTATCTAGCACATATTCAAAAACCGTATTTAGATTCGAAGAATTTAAAAGTGCTTATGGAAGAAactaaattatcaaaagtACAAATCAAGAACTGGATCTCTAACAGGAGgaggaaagaaaaattattgtcAATATCACCTGATATTgttgaaataataaataccCAAAGTtgtcaataa
- the CHA1 gene encoding L-serine/L-threonine ammonia-lyase CHA1 (similar to Saccharomyces cerevisiae CHA1 (YCL064C); ancestral locus Anc_1.3) — MSVVYNKTPLLRQFFQNSVAKSSATASVTATPQFFVKYECLQPSGSFKSRGIGNLILKSAMNINKIGQKTPQVFASSGGNAGFAAATACQRLSLPCTVVVPTATKQRMVEKIKSTGANVIINGAHWKEADMFLKNSIMNKIDTNHIEPIYVHPFDNPLIWEGHATMVDEIMDSLNDQNIPINKVKGIVCSVGGGGLYNGIIQGLQKYNLADKIPIVGVETKGCHVFNTSLKLNKQIEFSKITSIATSLGTANISKKTFEYAQKYKTRSVVIEDKNVIETCLKYTQDYNMVVEPACGASIHLAYHTDILEKSLGHKLNSDDIILVIACGGSSNTTHDLESLLLNMKADEKQNLDSSSSTIPNFIDTENTQHFPIDISA; from the coding sequence ATGTCCGTTGTTTACAACAAGACTCCATTGTTGCGCCAATTCTTCCAAAATAGTGTTGCTAAATCATCTGCTACTGCATCTGTCACCGCCACTCCACAGTTCTTCGTCAAATATGAATGTCTTCAGCCAAGTGGAAGTTTTAAAAGTAGAGGTATCGGGAATTTGATCTTAAAGAGTGCAATGaacattaataaaatagGTCAAAAAACTCCACAAGTATTCGCGAGTTCTGGTGGGAACGCAGGTTTTGCTGCAGCTACTGCTTGTCAAAGATTATCTTTACCATGTACAGTAGTTGTACCTACCGCGACAAAGCAAAGAATGgttgaaaagattaaatcAACAGGTGCTAACGTCATTATTAATGGTGCTCATTGGAAAGAAGCTGACatgtttttgaaaaattcaataatgaataaaattgaCACAAATCATATTGAACCCATTTATGTTCATCCATTTGATAACCCATTAATTTGGGAGGGTCATGCCACTATGGTCGATGAAATAATGGATTCATTGAATGATCAAAATATTCCCATCAACAAAGTGAAAGGTATTGTTTGTAGTGTCGGTGGAGGTGGTCTTTATAATGGTATCATCCAAGgtttacaaaaatataatttagcTGATAAAATTCCAATTGTTGGTGTCGAAACTAAAGGTTGTCACGTTTTCAATACctctttgaaattgaataaacAAATCGAATTCTCAAAGATAACTTCTATTGCTACATCCTTAGGAACTGCCAATATCTCTAAAAAGACTTTTGAATATGCTCAAAAATATAAGACTCGTTCTGTCGtcattgaagataaaaatgTTATCGAAACTTGCTTGAAATATACTCAGGATTATAACATGGTCGTAGAGCCTGCTTGTGGTGCTTCAATTCATTTAGCTTATCATACTGATATCCTAGAAAAATCATTGGGTCATAAATTGAACTCTgatgatataatattagTAATTGCATGTGGTGGCTCTTCAAATACTACTCATGATTTGGagtcattattattgaatatgaaagcggatgaaaaacaaaacctagattcatcatcatcaacaatcCCAAATTTCATCGATACTGAAAATACTCAACATTTTCCAATTGACATTAGTGCTTAA
- the VAC17 gene encoding Vac17p (similar to Saccharomyces cerevisiae VAC17 (YCL063W); ancestral locus Anc_1.4), translated as MSTTLQDITERLLIRSQEAILQLDLWIQREKKQQELSTLNNSNNITYDHVDNQQYNVYLAQLNSLIVRVQYIRDKFLHNINQLDSTQDEQKYIENLVYEFKQITLKLNDLSKKNKTTSSSENSSKTASSKSSMESFEPKPLKIIKRTKNDQKVSNTINNDHDLIMQDENLQRPNSLPSSPIEKSSYVTISQNEQNLRLMKSQDFSTKKNTSRNTNYNTIRKFENDTINQFFKSQQRLSIGIFDNDDDNIYSTNMGTATRITGEYLTDNNSDQATVISQGTIKRNDDDFTPLRRYNSHESILSQKISSTPLIDNNNNLTFNSKLPLYSSIRRPSMQSIHVTSNPIFARSSQGKTSKDLLSSFVTSSIPRNNNRNIQTRTKTRTQSRRNNQLRDHTINQTSTSSFFGNWNFLNRFNMITSETNTTTNRKRNYNIPLVNQSRAHNIDVNDTMDSISIKEPVYDNTISLDDLEDALNTELLL; from the coding sequence ATGTCAACAACATTACAAGATATAACAGAAAGATTACTTATCCGGTCACAAGAAGCTATATTACAATTAGATTTATGGATACAACGTGAGAAAAAACAGCAAGAGTTATCAACATTAAACAATAGTAACAATATTACATATGATCACGTTGATAATCAACAGTATAACGTCTATTTGGCTCAATTGAACTCATTGATTGTTAGAGTTCAATATATTAGAGATAAATTCTTACACaatatcaatcaattgGATTCCACTCAAGATGAACAGAAATATATCGAAAATCTAGTATATGAATTTAAACAAATtactttgaaattaaatgatttatcgaaaaaaaataaaactacATCTTCTTCAGAAAATTCTTCCAAAACCGCTTCCTCTAAAAGTAGTATGGAATCATTTGAACCAAAACCtttaaaaattataaagagAACAAAAAATGACCAAAAAGTAAGCAatactattaataatgatcaCGATCTCATTATGCAAGATGAAAACTTACAGCGCCCAAATTCTTTACCATCTTCTCCCATTGAGAAATCTTCATATGTCACAATATCTCAAAATGAACAAAACCTTAGATTAATGAAATCTCAGGATTTCTctaccaaaaaaaatacatcACGCAATACTAATTACAATACtattagaaaatttgaaaatgacactataaatcaattctttaaatctCAACAAAGGTTATCCATCGGAATATTCGACaacgatgatgataacaTCTATAGTACAAATATGGGAACGGCAACAAGAATAACTGGTGAATACCTGACTGACAATAATTCTGATCAAGCTACTGTAATTTCTCAAGGAACAATCAAAAGAAATGATGACGATTTTACCCCTCTTCGACGTTATAATTCTCATGAAAGTATATTATCTCAAAAGATCTCATCGACACCTTTAattgataacaataataatttaactTTCAACTCAAAATTACCATTATATAGCTCAATAAGGAGACCATCTATGCAAAGTATCCATGTTACTTCAAACCCAATCTTTGCAAGAAGTTCACAAGGCAAAACTTCAAAAGATTTACTATCATCATTTGTTACATCTTCGATTccaagaaataataatcgtAATATCCAGACTCGTACTAAGACAAGAACACAATCAAGAAGGAACAATCAATTGAGAGACCATACAATAAATCAAACGTCaacttcatcatttttcgGAAATTGGAACTTTTTAAATCGTTTTAATATGATAACATCAGAAACGAATACAACAACTAATAGGAAAAGAAACTATAACATACCCCTTGTCAATCAATCAAGGGCACATAATATTGATGTTAATGACACTATggattcaatatcaattaaaGAACCTGTCTATGATAATACGATATCAttagatgatttagaagatGCACTCAATACTGAGTTACTCCTTTAA
- the MRC1 gene encoding chromatin-modulating protein MRC1 (similar to Saccharomyces cerevisiae MRC1 (YCL061C); ancestral locus Anc_1.5), with the protein MDSLIDDLKPVTKVRKTTYNKKSLDPSIEEQEEDGILTDVTSGGNVTPTILGTGFLFKNSTIDKVRARLSGKNYIEQEKTPLASSEQETQIITNLYTNGEDLEKDLIKHIPVSQTQPITNTGERTQLEQEIKVTIDNDSNEMPTQVIGSTERDDETAERTQIGEVATQLIPGDTYDRTSTMQKTQEQLLKTQRIPQNSRDNHNQTNIINESFGSVPFTFTQKIKNFETNITNENDDFTNGSKSQTVLISTNVDNVRAEYVDASSSLLQATAIAATVRDDGPSSTALVGTVADDKLSSGSNLAIHKFQKELEEEEQLANNSKYKEYKGISKPILTNIVKFTKDSFLQGFDNSSSSSSEEEGDKVKETKRNGKENTSSNSYSTKNNNSTASSDGTTIKPKIKSPKKFSKLNTLSRYENKLKTVLNSKNQLQLGSDDESSDDTENSLPVSRTSKATILTIKARLSKQKSKKNVQKDGTVNTNLNKLFENLKKSSRKQILENQRELIENKGLNFEDIEMEKELVENLLEQEIKRNQKIRQREKEREDKKNNANDSDSVNDSDVEFDLSANEQEEQESDAELSDVSKPDIDEEVVYQRRNIDEDGIQDEDVLDNVDADEEEEEAPLQLSKRSNGVTAKIISVSEDDEDTISKRNAIDLGAYGDNLTTANVKSQDDDDLEVDDDKNENLDTQPLELTEQERIDIIEAEKTKIKMQQEKMRHKEKEMMKKGVTKFFEMEAEESEDEWHGIGGIDGEMSDEYDSDVEKMIDDYSKANFDPNEIREMLAAENKEMDLNMINKILYDIKNGGFRKRKRGGLELELSEDEDDDALREYHLKRKELMRKRRLELGDDEKKLVKNPKSKAFFESMVEDITDDKNAFNDEPLGETSTQEINNTQDDMKEEDAAVVKENGDSKRIKKKKTIISEEFVQRTLSFLKSSREDEEFAMNENLAKEQHGTKVENLLSLKQQSSIKVFQSPSNNSSKVIKLDDINNDDDDDEDSPIALFKVPSILKSFGSKTDINEKFQDGNKTVTISKSYRTVGSSKASITYLGKSRKLMAPTHSKMKPLRSRVTDNNKITKGERNIGSLFSTGDDSFEN; encoded by the coding sequence atggacTCATTAATCGATGATTTGAAACCAGTAACGAAAGTAAGGAAAACAACCtacaataaaaaatcattGGATCCATCCATTGAAGAGCAAGAAGAGGACGGTATTCTTACTGATGTTACCAGTGGTGGAAATGTAACACCAACTATTCTTGGAACAGGATTCCTATTTAAGAATTCAACAATTGATAAAGTTAGGGCTAGGTTATCAGGAAAGAATTACATCGAACAAGAAAAGACACCACTAGCATCAAGTGAACAAGAGactcaaataataacaaatcTGTATACAAATGGTgaagatttggaaaaagaTCTTATAAAACACATTCCTGTAAGTCAAACACAGCCAATTACTAATACTGGTGAAAGAACTCAACtagaacaagaaattaaagttACAATAGATAATGATTCGAATGAGATGCCCACTCAAGTTATTGGAAGTACTGAAAGAGATGATGAGACAGCTGAAAGGACACAAATCGGTGAGGTTGCAACACAATTGATACCGGGAGATACATATGACAGAACGTCTACAATGCAAAAAACACAAGAACAATTGTTGAAGACACAAAGAATACCGCAAAATTCTCGAGATAACCACaatcaaacaaatataatCAATGAAAGTTTTGGATCGGTACCATTCACCTTTActcaaaagataaaaaactttgaaacaaatataaCGAACGAGAATGATGATTTCACAAATGGGTCAAAATCTCAGACTGTTTTGATATCCACTAATGTAGACAATGTTAGGGCAGAATATGTCgatgcttcttcttctttactACAGGCCACCGCGATAGCTGCAACAGTAAGAGATGACGGACCCTCATCAACTGCATTAGTTGGGACTGTAGCAGATGACAAACTTTCTTCAGGCTCCAATTTGGCAATAcacaaatttcaaaaggAACTAGAGGAGGAAGAACAGTTAGCTAATAATTCTAAATACAAAGAATACAAGGGAATTTCAAAACCAATTCTCACAAATATAGTTAAGTTTACTAAAGATTCGTTCTTACAAGGATTCGATAAttcctcttcatcatcatccgAGGAAGAAGGGGACAAAGTGAAAGAAACtaaaagaaatggaaaagaGAATACGAGTTCAAATTCATACTCAACGAAGAACAACAATTCAACAGCTTCATCGGATGGTACCACTATAAaaccaaaaataaaatcacCTAAGAAATTCTCCAAATTAAATACCCTGAGTagatatgaaaataaactGAAAACTGTTttaaattccaaaaatcaACTTCAATTAGGTTCTGACGATGAAAGTAGTGATGATACGGAAAATAGTTTACCTGTTTCGAGAACTTCTAAAGCAACCATATTAACTATAAAGGCTAGATTATCTAAacaaaaatcaaagaaaaacgTACAGAAAGATGGTACAGTTAATACGAACTTAAATAAACTTTTcgaaaatttaaaaaaatctAGTAGGAAACAAATTTTAGAAAATCAAAGAGAacttattgaaaataaaggtctaaattttgaagatattgaaatggAGAAGGAATTAGTGGAAAATCTAttagaacaagaaattaaaagaaatcaaaaaattagaCAACGTGAAAAAGAAAGGGAggacaaaaaaaataatgccAATGATTCTGATAGTGTAAATGATAGTGatgttgaatttgatttgaGTGCAAACGAGCAAGAAGAGCAAGAGTCTGATGCCGAACTTTCGGATGTATCAAAACCTGATATTGATGAGGAAGTTGTCTATCAAAGGAGAAATATAGACGAAGATGGAAtacaagatgaagatgttCTTGATAATGTGGATGCtgatgaggaagaagaagaggcTCCATTACAATTATCAAAGCGTTCTAATGGTGTAACAGCAAAGATTATATCTGTATCcgaagatgatgaagacactatttcaaaaagaaaCGCCATAGATCTTGGAGCATATGGAGATAATTTGACAACTGCAAATGTGAAAAGCCAAGATGACGATGATCTTGAAGTTGACGACGacaaaaatgaaaatctAGATACTCAACCGCTCGAATTAACAGAACAAGAACGTATTGATATAATTGAAGCGGAGAAGacgaaaataaaaatgcaACAGGAGAAAATGAGacacaaagaaaaagaaatgatgaagaaaggTGTCACCAAGTTCTTTGAAATGGAAGCAGAAGAATCTGAAGATGAATGGCATGGTATTGGTGGTATTGATGGTGAAATGTCAGATGAATATGATTCTGATGTTGAAAAAATGATTGATGATTATTCGAAGGCAAATTTTGATCCCAATGAAATCCGTGAAATGCTTGCTgcagaaaataaagaaatggatttgaatatgatcaataagatattatatgaCATTAAAAATGGTGGATTtaggaaaaggaaaagaggtggattagaattagaattaagtgaagatgaagatgatgatgcgTTAAGAGaatatcatttgaaaaggaaagaacTGATGAGGAAGAGGAGATTAGAACTTggagatgatgaaaaaaaattggttaAAAATCCTAAATCTAAGGCTTTTTTTGAAAGTATGGTAGAGGATATTACCGATGATAAGAATGCCTTTAATGATGAACCGTTAGGGGAAACTTCCACGcaagaaatcaataatacACAAGACGatatgaaagaagaagatgcCGCGGTCGTTAAGGAAAATGGAGATAGTAAGAGgattaaaaagaaaaaaactaTAATATCAGAAGAATTTGTTCAAAGGactttatcatttttgaaGAGTAGCAGAGAAGATGAAGAGTTTGCaatgaatgaaaatttagCCAAAGAACAACATGGTACCAAAGTTGAAAATCTATTGTCATTAAAGCAACAAAGTTCGATCAAAGTGTTTCAAAGTCCTAGTAATAACAGTTCCAAAGTTATTAAATTGGAtgatataaataatgatgatgatgacgatgagGATTCACCAATTGCCTTGTTTAAAGTTCCatcaattttgaaatccTTCGGATCTAAAACagatattaatgaaaagtTCCAAGATGGTAATAAGACCGTCACGATATCTAAAAGTTATAGAACAGTTGGTAGTTCGAAAGCATCCATTACCTATCTTGGTAAATCTAGGAAATTAATGGCTCCAACGCATAGTAAAATGAAACCATTAAGGTCTAGGGTAAccgataataataagattaCTAAAGGCGAACGAAATATTGGATCACTTTTTTCAACTGGTGATGatagttttgaaaattga
- the KRR1 gene encoding ribosome biosynthesis protein KRR1 (similar to Saccharomyces cerevisiae KRR1 (YCL059C); ancestral locus Anc_1.6) has product MVSTHNRDKPWDTEEINKWKIEEFKPEDNASGLPFAEESSFMTLFPKYRETYLKSVWNDVTRALNTHNLACVLDLVEGSMTVKTTRKTYDPAIILKARDLIKLLARSVPFPQAVKILEDDMACDVIKIGNFVTNKERFVKRRQRLVGPNGNTLKALELLTKCYILVQGNTVSVMGPFKGLKEVRRVVEDCMKNIHPIYHIKELMIKRELAKKPELANEDWSRFLPMFKKRNVARKKPKKVKKEKKIYTPFPPAQLPRKVDLEIESGEYFLSKREKEMKKLNERREQQAEKQVEKETERNKDYVAPSEPTYKSSNKSK; this is encoded by the coding sequence ATGGTATCGACTCACAATAGAGATAAACCTTGGGATACAGAAGAGATTaataaatggaaaataGAAGAATTTAAACCTGAAGATAACGCATCTGGTTTACCCTTTGCTGAAGAGTCAAGTTTCATGACACTTTTCCCCAAATATAGAGAAACATATTTAAAATCTGTTTGGAATGATGTTACTAGAGCTTTAAATACACATAATTTAGCATGTGTCTTGGATTTAGTTGAAGGCTCCATGACTGTAAAGACAACAAGAAAGACTTATGATCCAGCTATCATCTTGAAAGCTCGTGATTTAATTAAACTTCTGGCAAGATCTGTCCCATTCCCACAAGCTGTCAAAATTTTGGAAGATGATATGGCTTGTGATGTTATTAAGATTGGTAATTTCGTCACAAATAAGGAAAGATTCGTGAAAAGAAGACAACGTTTAGTTGGACCAAATGGTAACACTTTAAAGGCTTTGGAGTTATTGACTAAATGTTATATATTGGTTCAAGGTAATACTGTCAGTGTAATGGGACCATTTAAAGGTTTAAAAGAAGTTCGTCGTGTTGTAGAAGATtgtatgaaaaatattcatccaATTTATCATATTAAAGAGTTAATGATCAAGAGAGAATTGGCTAAGAAACCAGAATTGGCAAATGAAGATTGGTCTAGATTCTTACCCATGTTTAAAAAGAGAAATGTTGCTCGTAAGAAGCCAAAGAAAgttaaaaaggaaaagaaaatttatacTCCATTCCCACCTGCTCAATTACCTAGAAAGGTTGATTTGGAAATTGAAAGTGGTGAATATTTCTTGAGTAAAagagaaaaggaaatgaagaaattaaatgaacGTAGGGAACAACAAGCTGAAAAGCAAgttgaaaaggaaacagaaagaaataaagaTTACGTTGCTCCATCAGAACCAACATATAAAAGTTCAAACAAATCCAAGTAA
- the ADF1 gene encoding Adf1p (similar to Saccharomyces cerevisiae YCL058W-A; ancestral locus Anc_1.7) — protein sequence MAARSNSLHRRRLPTGRKIRKPKNHTNKNNVIKQSDRKKNKIKVAMFNKESSLHMNVSELNSQSMSPIKQKQDSLRKGSSLSAHDLLNDQKKDIEANNRIQTEKKQVNDDMLRQIEMISGFKF from the coding sequence ATGGCAGCTAGATCGAATAGTTTACACAGAAGAAGACTCCCCACTGGTCGTAAAATAAGGAAACCTAAGAATCATactaataagaataatgtTATAAAACAGTCAGAcaggaagaagaataagATAAAAGTGGCCATgtttaataaagaaagtTCGCTTCATATGAATGTATCAGAATTGAATTCTCAATCGATGTCACCAATAAAGCAGAAACAAGATTCTCTTCGAAAGGGTTCATCGTTAAGTGCACATGACTTGTTAAATGATcaaaagaaagatataGAGGCTAATAATAGAATACAaacagaaaagaaacaggtaaatgatgatatgtTAAGACAAATTGAAATGATATCTGGGTTCAAGTTTTGA
- the MIC10 gene encoding Mic10p (similar to Saccharomyces cerevisiae YCL057C-A; ancestral locus Anc_1.8): MSEQVNKTEHQNAVAPPQQQLATIDKSILNDKWDIVLSNTLVKVGLGFGVGVVTSVIFFKRRTFPVWLGIGFGAGRGYAEGDAIFRSSAGIRSVNV; the protein is encoded by the coding sequence ATGTCGGAACAAGTAAATAAGACAGAACACCAAAATGCAGTCGCACCACCACAACAGCAACTGGCCACAATTGATAAATCTATCTTAAATGATAAATGGGATATAGTGTTGTCTAATACATTAGTGAAAGTTGGATTAGGCTTTGGTGTTGGTGTAGTCACTTCTGTGATCTTCTTCAAACGTCGTACTTTCCCTGTATGGTTAGGCATAGGATTTGGAGCTGGTAGGGGTTATGCAGAAGGTGACGCTATATTCCGTTCTTCTGCAGGTATAAGATCTGTCAACGTGTAA